From a region of the Acinetobacter calcoaceticus genome:
- a CDS encoding oxidoreductase: MSNSKVVVITGVSSGIGRVTAEKFAKKGHKVFGTVRNKVKAQPIEGVELVEMDVSDEDSVQLGIHSIIDKAGRIDILINNAGASLIGAVEETSIKEAEFLFNTNVFSILRTIQAVLPYMRVQHYGRIINISSVLGFLPSPYMGLYSATKHAVEGMSESLDHELRQFGIRVTVVQPSFTKTNLDKNAPLVSAKIPEYDNERSLATQAISNQINHASQPDGVADTIVAAAIGDWQMRRTPSGQASLLSKLRRFMPSGPVDKSIRKTFGLK; the protein is encoded by the coding sequence ATGTCAAACTCAAAAGTGGTTGTAATTACAGGTGTTTCCTCTGGAATTGGTCGGGTTACGGCAGAAAAATTTGCTAAAAAAGGCCATAAAGTATTTGGAACAGTCAGAAATAAAGTAAAAGCCCAACCTATAGAAGGGGTTGAGCTCGTTGAAATGGATGTGTCTGATGAAGACTCTGTCCAGCTTGGGATTCATTCTATTATTGATAAGGCTGGGCGTATTGATATTTTAATTAATAATGCTGGAGCAAGCCTGATCGGTGCAGTAGAAGAAACCTCGATAAAAGAAGCAGAATTTTTATTTAATACGAATGTATTTAGTATTCTTCGTACCATACAAGCGGTATTGCCTTATATGCGAGTACAGCATTATGGGAGAATTATAAATATTAGTTCGGTATTGGGTTTCCTTCCTTCACCTTATATGGGGCTATATTCGGCAACCAAACATGCAGTTGAAGGGATGTCGGAGTCTTTAGATCACGAGCTTCGTCAATTTGGAATTCGAGTGACAGTTGTCCAACCTTCTTTCACCAAAACCAATCTGGATAAAAATGCGCCGTTGGTAAGTGCAAAAATTCCTGAATATGACAATGAACGTAGCTTAGCTACACAGGCCATATCGAATCAGATTAATCATGCATCTCAGCCGGACGGTGTTGCAGATACAATTGTCGCTGCTGCGATTGGCGATTGGCAAATGCGCCGTACACCATCTGGACAAGCATCTTTATTAAGTAAGTTACGTCGCTTCATGCCAAGTGGTCCTGTTGATAAAAGTATTAGAAAGACTTTCGGTTTGAAATAA
- a CDS encoding winged helix-turn-helix transcriptional regulator, producing the protein MKAERDWNCEDPQQRLVWAKITTEALKVIEGKWKIIILCQLFAAKQPLRFSALEKLIEGVNQKMLIQQLKQLEQDGIIKRTVYPQVPPKVEYELTEIGLALGPSMEALIEWAEFKNQKLNSDSK; encoded by the coding sequence ATGAAAGCAGAACGCGACTGGAATTGTGAAGACCCTCAACAGCGGCTAGTATGGGCAAAAATCACCACTGAAGCTCTTAAAGTTATTGAGGGGAAATGGAAAATAATCATCCTTTGTCAGCTTTTTGCAGCAAAACAACCCCTACGTTTCTCTGCATTAGAAAAACTTATCGAAGGCGTTAATCAAAAAATGCTGATTCAGCAACTTAAACAATTAGAACAAGATGGGATTATTAAACGGACCGTCTATCCACAAGTCCCCCCTAAAGTTGAATATGAACTTACTGAAATAGGGTTAGCACTAGGCCCTTCTATGGAAGCACTTATTGAATGGGCAGAATTTAAAAATCAAAAATTAAATAGCGACTCAAAATAA
- a CDS encoding NADPH-dependent F420 reductase produces MKIGMIGVGNIGKTLACLFKEAGHTIYVANSRGVDGVRKIADEINVEAVDIYGAVNSSDVVILSIPLPAIKELPADLFYSAPTDKIIIDTSNYYPDFRDPHIKEIDDGMTESVWVSKQINRPVIKAFNNILAYSLAELGQVEGSKNRLAIAIAGDSIPSKNVVMSLVNDIGFDRVDAGNLEDSWRQQPCTPAYCCDYDQQMMRKGVAIAQKGEAQKKRDRLPELFSSLGANPTHQDIVQMNRDLNPIVD; encoded by the coding sequence ATGAAAATAGGTATGATTGGTGTGGGTAATATTGGAAAGACCCTTGCATGTCTTTTTAAAGAAGCAGGCCATACTATATATGTTGCGAATTCTAGAGGTGTGGACGGTGTAAGAAAAATTGCGGATGAAATAAACGTAGAAGCAGTCGATATATATGGAGCTGTTAATTCTTCAGATGTTGTTATTTTATCAATTCCTCTCCCAGCTATAAAAGAATTGCCGGCAGATTTATTTTACTCAGCGCCTACAGATAAAATTATTATAGATACGAGTAATTATTATCCTGATTTCCGTGATCCGCATATTAAAGAAATTGATGATGGAATGACAGAAAGTGTTTGGGTATCCAAGCAGATTAATCGTCCTGTTATTAAAGCTTTTAATAATATTTTAGCTTATTCACTTGCAGAATTAGGCCAAGTTGAAGGAAGTAAAAATAGATTAGCGATAGCAATTGCTGGAGATAGCATCCCTTCAAAAAATGTTGTTATGAGCCTTGTTAACGACATAGGTTTTGACCGTGTAGATGCAGGGAATTTAGAGGATTCTTGGAGACAACAACCATGTACGCCAGCATATTGCTGTGATTATGATCAGCAAATGATGAGGAAAGGAGTCGCTATTGCTCAAAAAGGAGAGGCTCAAAAAAAACGTGATCGTTTACCTGAACTCTTCTCAAGCTTAGGGGCTAATCCAACGCATCAGGATATTGTGCAAATGAACCGAGACTTAAATCCAATAGTCGATTAA
- a CDS encoding TetR/AcrR family transcriptional regulator encodes MSSIQSQKSNYHHGNVREELLNAGLVHLKDNDAESLSFREMARQIGVSANAVYRHFENKDSFLTALAAKGFQRLETEQSQTLQYANSQPEALKLFGLAYINFAKNNRNLFALMFNPELQKNEGLELKEAVDSTYTQLHQLTASILGVDENDAQVEVLAMLSCSLVHGLSHLLLEGRLAESEEKANNLVLLIMNFATSLLAEAGVDKH; translated from the coding sequence ATGTCGTCTATACAATCTCAAAAGTCAAATTATCATCATGGAAATGTACGTGAAGAATTATTAAATGCAGGACTAGTTCACTTAAAAGATAATGATGCCGAGAGTCTTAGTTTTCGGGAAATGGCGAGACAAATTGGAGTAAGTGCCAATGCGGTATATCGGCATTTTGAAAACAAAGATAGCTTTCTGACAGCGCTGGCTGCAAAAGGGTTTCAGAGATTAGAAACGGAGCAAAGCCAAACGTTGCAATATGCTAATTCTCAGCCCGAGGCTTTGAAACTATTTGGTTTGGCCTATATCAACTTTGCAAAAAATAATCGAAATCTTTTCGCTTTGATGTTTAATCCTGAATTACAAAAGAATGAAGGACTTGAGTTAAAAGAAGCCGTAGATAGTACATATACTCAATTACATCAATTAACCGCTTCAATATTAGGTGTAGATGAAAATGATGCTCAAGTTGAAGTATTAGCAATGTTAAGTTGCAGCCTTGTGCATGGCCTTTCCCATCTTTTATTAGAAGGGCGCTTAGCTGAATCAGAAGAAAAAGCGAATAATTTAGTCTTATTAATTATGAATTTTGCGACCAGTTTGCTTGCTGAAGCTGGCGTGGATAAACATTAG
- a CDS encoding AraC family transcriptional regulator, with protein sequence MSIQLYWDFPRSISAIRILLMIGQQYGLTPESCIENTHISLDDLSQPNFEVKAEQEFLVIRNLLKLLDPTLPLSIEAGLRHHTTTFGAWGFAILSSQTMKEALYFAMRYFQLSSIFCNLEVIQEGIYTLLIFDHSQLPDDLACFLVERDLITVISIQRDVLPIQFPVMSINVALPAPVYADKFPELAGYPIQFNQPRSCIIFESRLLDLPLPQADPFIRARYEEECQQLWTRRSSLGSYSQKVRNILLLQPSQMPKIDEMAAHLKVNLRTLQRHLAIEGITYEQLIDDIRKDLAEDLLKTTNLTVEEVATQLGYSEVSAFSRAFKRWKGVSPRNFRLQK encoded by the coding sequence ATGTCTATACAATTATATTGGGATTTTCCTCGCAGTATCAGTGCTATTCGCATATTGCTTATGATAGGTCAGCAATATGGTTTAACACCTGAAAGTTGTATTGAAAACACACATATTTCTTTGGATGATTTGTCGCAACCTAACTTTGAGGTAAAAGCAGAACAAGAATTTTTAGTTATTCGAAATTTACTTAAACTACTAGATCCTACACTTCCCTTGAGTATAGAAGCAGGTCTAAGGCACCATACAACGACATTTGGTGCGTGGGGTTTTGCCATTCTTAGCAGTCAGACCATGAAAGAAGCCTTATATTTTGCTATGCGATACTTTCAACTTAGTTCCATTTTTTGCAATTTAGAAGTTATTCAGGAAGGTATCTATACGTTACTGATTTTTGACCATAGTCAATTGCCTGATGACTTAGCGTGTTTTCTGGTTGAAAGAGATCTTATAACTGTTATATCAATTCAACGAGATGTCTTGCCTATCCAGTTTCCTGTAATGAGCATTAATGTTGCTTTACCTGCACCTGTGTATGCCGATAAATTTCCCGAATTGGCAGGTTATCCCATTCAATTTAATCAACCGCGTAGCTGCATTATTTTTGAAAGCCGTTTGCTTGATTTACCATTACCTCAAGCAGACCCATTTATTCGTGCACGATATGAAGAAGAATGCCAACAGCTTTGGACGCGAAGAAGTTCTCTAGGCAGCTACAGCCAAAAGGTCAGGAATATTTTACTCCTACAACCCTCTCAAATGCCTAAAATTGATGAAATGGCAGCACATCTTAAGGTCAACCTTAGAACCTTACAACGCCATCTTGCAATTGAAGGAATTACCTATGAACAGCTTATTGACGACATTCGTAAAGACTTAGCCGAAGACCTACTCAAAACAACCAATTTAACCGTTGAAGAAGTGGCCACTCAATTGGGCTATTCTGAAGTTTCAGCATTTTCCAGAGCTTTTAAACGCTGGAAAGGCGTCTCACCACGAAATTTTAGGCTACAAAAATAA
- a CDS encoding fatty acid desaturase, which yields MLNNKDGKHESLTVALKALYDQTKAKVGDVDLAHIRNVAAYSQAIKARSNELIQQGGKPNAIMRGAILGALHTLLEFSELGHNIMHGSYDHLPNAGSFHSERWVWNFMVDPYEWRVMHHQNHHPFTNIVGVDHDLGYSFLRIKPGQPWYGHHTLQLPLLWVLLLTTPNLVFSLFTGASAAKTEGRKVLSRTTIEQTLKLTKKYIAQHFWKDPLSVSPHRILPTFFGNYLSTVLGYDLTVAVLFLEHHSPNVELFSDPGLSETEEEYFRRQILATSNFTPYAQLDHYFKTLLEEEVKFDNPPAFDVFYGGLDTHLEHHLFPDLPCNRQREIQPFVKEICLQHGLPYNVMSLEDVVPDMMVNVLKLASPVGEQERGNFFKILKSPKELLRRVVYGARYKLPDNMTYLNKPRFYNVPVKVLAVFPQAGNQALMIRFEKPQGWEGVTWEAGAFISVRVDVEDESLVRQYSLLRDSHEADNCLEIAVKRVEGGRVSNYINDHIKKNSHMILVGVPQASPDFILKEVPKQIVFLAGGVGITPILSMLRKARREVPHSQVKLLYFNRNERSIIFEHELREVANLSGFDVHFICNKIDPNYSISGQMYQAKLNAELLAKVVPDITAHEVYVCAPPGFIAASKSMLLDLGLPEIQFHTESFTPPVVEHPTDGKDHVIHFARSGIEIVVDGGTTLLEAARLAGVNIPSGCERGLCRACVCNKLQGVTTLDQYKAQPDLRITTCNSLPRSDKLVLDI from the coding sequence ATGCTAAATAATAAAGACGGCAAGCACGAAAGTTTAACGGTTGCTTTAAAAGCTTTATATGATCAAACTAAAGCAAAAGTTGGTGATGTAGACCTAGCACATATCAGAAATGTTGCCGCTTACTCTCAAGCGATTAAAGCGCGTAGTAATGAGTTGATCCAACAAGGTGGAAAACCTAATGCCATAATGCGTGGCGCGATATTAGGTGCATTGCATACATTACTTGAGTTTTCTGAACTTGGTCATAACATCATGCATGGTAGTTATGATCATTTGCCAAATGCAGGTTCTTTCCATTCTGAACGGTGGGTTTGGAATTTTATGGTGGATCCTTATGAATGGCGTGTGATGCATCATCAAAATCACCATCCTTTTACTAATATCGTTGGCGTAGACCATGATTTGGGATATTCCTTTTTACGTATTAAGCCAGGTCAGCCATGGTATGGTCACCATACTTTGCAACTTCCACTGTTGTGGGTTTTATTATTAACAACACCTAATCTTGTATTTTCTCTTTTTACTGGAGCATCAGCTGCTAAAACAGAAGGGCGTAAAGTACTTAGTCGAACAACCATTGAACAAACCTTAAAACTGACAAAAAAATATATTGCTCAGCATTTTTGGAAAGATCCTCTTTCGGTCTCTCCTCATCGGATATTGCCGACATTTTTTGGAAATTATCTGAGTACAGTTTTGGGCTATGATTTGACTGTTGCTGTCTTATTTCTGGAACACCATTCACCCAATGTTGAGTTATTTAGTGACCCGGGATTGAGTGAAACAGAAGAAGAGTATTTTCGCCGTCAAATTTTAGCAACGAGTAATTTTACGCCTTATGCCCAACTTGATCATTATTTTAAAACATTGTTGGAAGAGGAAGTTAAATTCGATAATCCACCTGCATTTGATGTGTTTTATGGTGGATTGGACACCCACTTAGAGCATCATTTATTTCCAGACCTACCATGTAATCGTCAAAGAGAAATTCAGCCCTTTGTTAAAGAAATCTGTTTGCAGCATGGCTTACCTTACAATGTTATGTCTCTTGAAGATGTTGTGCCAGATATGATGGTTAATGTACTCAAATTGGCGAGTCCTGTAGGCGAGCAAGAAAGAGGAAATTTTTTTAAAATACTAAAAAGTCCTAAGGAGTTATTACGTCGAGTCGTATATGGAGCCCGATATAAACTGCCAGATAATATGACGTATTTAAATAAGCCTCGTTTTTATAATGTACCTGTTAAGGTCCTTGCTGTTTTTCCGCAAGCAGGAAATCAGGCTTTAATGATACGTTTTGAAAAACCTCAAGGATGGGAGGGCGTAACTTGGGAAGCTGGTGCATTTATTTCTGTACGGGTTGACGTCGAAGATGAAAGTCTGGTTCGACAATATAGTTTGTTAAGAGACAGTCACGAGGCAGATAATTGTTTGGAAATTGCCGTCAAACGTGTAGAGGGCGGACGTGTTTCGAATTATATCAATGATCATATTAAGAAAAATTCACATATGATTTTGGTAGGAGTACCGCAGGCCTCTCCCGATTTTATTCTGAAAGAAGTACCTAAACAGATCGTTTTCCTTGCGGGTGGTGTTGGTATTACGCCAATTTTGAGTATGTTACGTAAGGCAAGACGTGAAGTTCCACATAGCCAAGTTAAGTTACTTTATTTTAACCGTAATGAGAGATCTATTATTTTTGAACATGAATTACGTGAAGTTGCCAACTTATCTGGTTTTGATGTGCATTTTATATGTAATAAGATAGACCCTAATTATTCGATTTCAGGGCAAATGTATCAGGCGAAACTAAATGCTGAATTACTAGCTAAAGTGGTTCCCGATATAACAGCACATGAAGTGTATGTTTGTGCTCCACCAGGATTTATTGCTGCCTCAAAATCTATGTTACTGGATTTAGGATTACCTGAAATACAATTTCATACAGAGAGTTTTACCCCTCCGGTAGTAGAGCACCCAACTGATGGTAAAGATCATGTTATCCACTTTGCACGGAGTGGTATTGAGATTGTGGTTGATGGAGGGACAACGCTATTAGAAGCTGCACGTTTGGCTGGCGTTAATATTCCATCGGGATGTGAAAGAGGGTTATGCCGTGCTTGTGTCTGTAATAAGCTACAAGGCGTTACTACTTTAGATCAATATAAGGCACAACCAGATTTGCGTATTACCACCTGCAACAGTTTGCCTCGTTCGGATAAGTTGGTACTGGATATTTAA
- a CDS encoding alpha/beta fold hydrolase — protein MSLLLKVRQNVPQLQSIKKSLQTGAGQKIPHMLINASDLFFRGPQIALSGKTPFDVIYKHEIISLRHYRNETNTSTPKHRVPLVIVPPLAVNMLIYDLFPTRSFVRFFLAQGFDVYLIDWGVPTRHQAKYNFGTYIKVFMPEMLKQVRLHSGQQQLSLHGWSLGGALSLCYTALFKDKDIKNLIILASPIDTHKAGYMGKLYGSLTKPAQWVRKHTPFRIRHHVPSKAFHIHGWQNTLGFKLTDPIGNLKTYWELFKNLDNREFIIDHATSSSFIDNMLAYPGGVMRDIILRFWIDNELSNGVVKFGELTAYIKDIECSVLALGGSTDIIVTADAVKPLMDLISSQDKTFKVVLGGHMGVVSGSQAPTAVWPEISNWLVERSG, from the coding sequence ATGAGTTTATTGCTTAAAGTTCGACAGAACGTTCCACAGCTACAGTCCATTAAAAAATCTCTTCAGACAGGTGCTGGTCAAAAAATACCTCACATGCTGATCAATGCATCGGATCTATTTTTTAGAGGTCCTCAAATTGCCTTGTCAGGAAAAACGCCATTTGACGTGATTTATAAGCATGAAATTATTAGCTTACGGCATTATAGAAATGAGACGAATACTTCTACACCTAAACACCGCGTACCGTTAGTTATCGTTCCACCACTAGCAGTTAACATGCTCATTTATGATTTATTTCCTACTCGCAGTTTTGTCCGCTTCTTTTTAGCACAAGGTTTTGATGTCTATTTAATTGACTGGGGCGTGCCCACCCGACATCAAGCAAAATACAATTTCGGCACCTACATTAAAGTCTTTATGCCTGAAATGTTAAAGCAGGTCCGCTTGCACAGTGGTCAACAACAGCTTTCTTTACATGGATGGAGTTTGGGCGGTGCACTTTCACTCTGCTATACCGCATTATTTAAAGACAAAGATATTAAAAACTTAATTATTTTAGCTTCCCCTATCGATACGCATAAAGCGGGTTATATGGGGAAACTCTATGGCAGCTTAACCAAACCTGCGCAATGGGTTCGCAAACATACGCCGTTTCGTATTCGTCACCATGTGCCGAGTAAGGCATTTCATATTCATGGATGGCAAAACACGCTAGGCTTTAAATTAACTGACCCGATTGGAAATCTAAAAACGTATTGGGAACTTTTTAAAAATCTCGATAACCGAGAATTTATTATTGACCACGCAACTTCTAGTTCATTTATCGACAACATGCTGGCTTATCCGGGTGGAGTCATGCGTGACATCATCCTTCGTTTCTGGATTGATAATGAATTATCCAACGGTGTAGTGAAATTCGGTGAACTTACAGCCTATATAAAAGATATTGAATGTTCGGTGTTAGCACTGGGTGGTAGTACGGACATTATTGTGACCGCTGATGCTGTTAAACCTCTCATGGATTTAATTAGCAGCCAAGATAAAACGTTTAAGGTCGTACTGGGTGGACACATGGGTGTCGTTTCCGGAAGCCAAGCACCTACTGCGGTCTGGCCTGAAATAAGTAACTGGTTAGTTGAGCGCTCAGGTTAG
- the gltS gene encoding sodium/glutamate symporter, which produces MEFVFNGFYTLISAVIVLLLGRFLVNRIDFLKRYNIPEPVAGGLVAAVVSLLVHTIWGYSIVFSSELQTSFMLVFFASIGLSANFMKLKEGGMALVIFLVCVASFIVVQNAVGMSLATLLGLDPLIGLIAGSITLTGGHGTAGAWGEILETQHGIQGALALGMASATFGLIIGGVIGGPLAKLLINRYSLAQPKTNAEIQQRDGHVEQNSDDLAPFENPHQVRLITADNAITTLGMFAACLAFAEFMTGFSKGTWFELPTFVWALGGGVILRNILESVLKVDIFDRAIDVFGNASLSLYLAMALLSLKLWQLADLAGPLVVILGAQTITMALYAAFVTFRVMGKNYDAAVLSAGHCGFGMGATPTAVANMQAITNMYGPSHKAFLIVPLCGAFFVDLINATVIQLMLKFVV; this is translated from the coding sequence ATGGAATTTGTATTTAATGGTTTTTATACACTAATTTCCGCGGTCATTGTCCTTTTATTGGGCCGCTTCCTTGTTAATCGAATTGATTTTTTAAAACGCTACAATATTCCAGAACCTGTAGCAGGCGGTTTAGTTGCTGCGGTCGTCTCGCTACTTGTCCATACCATATGGGGATATAGCATTGTTTTTAGTAGCGAATTACAAACCAGTTTTATGCTCGTATTCTTTGCTTCTATTGGTTTAAGTGCCAATTTTATGAAGCTTAAAGAAGGCGGCATGGCTTTGGTTATCTTCTTAGTCTGTGTAGCATCCTTCATTGTTGTGCAAAATGCGGTAGGCATGAGTCTTGCGACTTTGCTTGGCCTTGACCCACTTATTGGCTTGATTGCGGGTTCAATTACCTTAACGGGTGGTCATGGTACAGCAGGAGCTTGGGGGGAAATTCTAGAAACTCAGCATGGTATTCAGGGTGCTCTAGCTTTAGGTATGGCGAGTGCGACTTTTGGTTTGATTATTGGTGGTGTGATTGGTGGCCCATTAGCGAAATTACTCATTAATCGTTATAGCCTTGCACAACCAAAAACCAATGCTGAAATTCAACAGCGTGATGGTCATGTTGAGCAAAATTCTGATGACCTTGCTCCGTTTGAAAATCCACATCAAGTTCGTTTAATTACAGCCGATAATGCAATTACTACACTAGGTATGTTTGCAGCGTGTTTGGCATTTGCTGAATTTATGACAGGCTTTAGTAAGGGAACTTGGTTTGAGTTACCAACCTTCGTCTGGGCGCTGGGTGGCGGGGTAATTTTAAGAAACATCTTAGAAAGCGTGTTAAAAGTTGATATTTTCGACCGTGCGATTGATGTATTTGGTAACGCTTCATTGTCACTTTATTTAGCAATGGCATTACTTTCATTAAAGCTTTGGCAACTTGCAGATTTGGCTGGGCCTCTTGTTGTAATTTTGGGTGCTCAAACCATTACAATGGCGTTATATGCGGCATTTGTGACGTTCCGTGTAATGGGTAAAAACTATGATGCAGCGGTGTTATCAGCAGGGCATTGCGGTTTTGGTATGGGGGCAACACCAACGGCGGTTGCAAATATGCAAGCCATTACTAACATGTATGGACCGTCACATAAGGCGTTTTTAATTGTTCCACTTTGTGGTGCATTCTTTGTCGATTTAATTAATGCAACGGTTATTCAGCTGATGTTGAAATTCGTTGTTTAA
- a CDS encoding monovalent cation:proton antiporter-2 (CPA2) family protein, which translates to MSSEAHSISLVAPVVLLAAAVIAVPIFKRIGLGSVLGYLIAGLIIGPFGFAFFQDSAAILHIAELGIVMYLFLIGLEMQPSHLWSLRREIFGLGTLQIIICALALTGVGLLFGFTWQVAFIGAAGFVLTSTAIVMQLLGDRGDLTQPRGQKIVAILLFEDLLIVPLLAIVAFMAPNHVVESTSVRLENIGIGLIAIAGLIAAGYWLLNPLFRLLAAAKAREVMTAAALLVVLGAALLMQVSGLSMAMGAFLAGVLLSESTFRHQIEADIEPFRGILLGLFFLGVGMSLDLSVVAQNWQLIVSGVVALMLAKALMIYIVARITKSPHTEALDRALLMAQGGEFAFVLFSAALSAQVIDNTIKSNLTAIVVLSMVLTPIVGIIFKRFTQFKANVSLENVNIAEGLSGSVLMIGFGRFGQVTSQLLLARGVDVTIIDNNTDMIQNAEKFGFKIYYGDGCRLDILHASGAATAQAIVVCVDSKETTNRIVELVTHEFPLAKLLVRSYDREHSLHLVKQKVDFMIRETFESAIKFGGVILQELGVDEDEVERITEEIRDLDNERFETEIAADDVNAGVGMQYTHTHPRPTAPLIRPKREGRILNKEDASDNDS; encoded by the coding sequence ATGAGCTCAGAAGCGCATTCAATTAGCTTGGTTGCTCCCGTGGTTTTATTGGCGGCTGCTGTAATTGCAGTTCCTATTTTTAAACGTATTGGTTTAGGTTCGGTATTAGGTTATTTAATTGCAGGCCTAATTATTGGCCCATTCGGTTTTGCTTTTTTTCAAGATTCTGCTGCAATTTTACATATTGCCGAGTTGGGAATTGTGATGTACCTATTTCTGATTGGTTTGGAAATGCAACCATCACATTTATGGAGCCTTAGACGCGAAATTTTTGGCCTTGGCACATTACAGATCATCATTTGCGCACTGGCTTTGACTGGCGTCGGACTGTTATTTGGTTTTACGTGGCAAGTTGCTTTTATTGGTGCAGCAGGATTTGTATTAACGTCGACTGCTATTGTGATGCAGTTATTGGGCGATCGAGGTGACTTGACTCAACCTCGTGGGCAAAAAATTGTAGCCATCTTATTATTTGAAGATTTACTGATTGTACCCTTACTGGCTATTGTCGCTTTTATGGCGCCTAACCATGTTGTCGAAAGCACATCTGTACGTTTAGAAAATATAGGCATTGGTTTAATCGCAATTGCAGGTCTTATTGCCGCAGGTTATTGGTTACTTAATCCATTATTTAGACTCTTGGCGGCTGCTAAAGCCCGAGAAGTCATGACTGCTGCCGCATTATTGGTTGTATTGGGTGCGGCGTTGCTCATGCAAGTGAGCGGTTTGTCTATGGCGATGGGTGCTTTCTTAGCTGGTGTGCTTTTATCTGAATCGACCTTTAGACATCAAATTGAAGCTGATATTGAACCATTCCGAGGAATCTTGCTGGGCCTGTTTTTCCTTGGGGTTGGCATGTCCTTGGATTTATCAGTGGTTGCTCAAAACTGGCAGCTCATTGTTAGTGGTGTAGTTGCCCTCATGCTTGCCAAAGCGCTTATGATTTATATTGTCGCCCGAATAACGAAAAGCCCTCATACTGAAGCGTTGGACCGTGCCTTACTCATGGCTCAAGGCGGAGAGTTTGCCTTTGTACTTTTCTCTGCCGCGCTAAGTGCCCAAGTTATTGACAATACTATTAAATCTAATCTTACCGCTATTGTTGTGCTTTCAATGGTTTTGACACCAATTGTCGGTATTATTTTTAAACGGTTTACTCAATTTAAAGCGAATGTTTCATTAGAAAACGTCAATATTGCCGAGGGATTAAGTGGCAGTGTTTTAATGATTGGATTTGGGCGCTTTGGACAGGTCACCAGTCAATTATTATTGGCAAGAGGGGTAGATGTCACCATTATTGATAATAATACGGACATGATTCAAAACGCGGAAAAATTTGGTTTTAAAATTTATTATGGCGATGGCTGCCGCTTAGATATTCTACATGCTTCTGGCGCTGCAACAGCACAAGCGATTGTGGTGTGTGTAGACAGTAAAGAGACAACCAATAGAATTGTAGAACTCGTCACTCATGAATTTCCTTTAGCGAAATTATTAGTCCGTTCATATGATCGCGAGCACTCACTGCATTTAGTCAAACAAAAAGTAGACTTTATGATCCGTGAAACGTTTGAATCTGCGATTAAGTTTGGTGGTGTTATTTTACAAGAACTTGGTGTGGATGAAGACGAAGTAGAAAGAATTACCGAAGAAATTCGAGATCTTGATAATGAGCGCTTTGAAACTGAAATCGCAGCAGATGACGTAAATGCGGGAGTCGGTATGCAATATACACATACGCATCCCCGACCAACAGCGCCATTGATTCGACCAAAACGGGAAGGGCGGATTTTAAATAAAGAAGATGCCTCAGATAACGATTCTTGA